The nucleotide window CAGCAAAGCGCCGAAGCCAAGGTCCAATACCTGCTCATCACCCAGGCCACGTGCATCTTGCTCGGGCTGCTCCTGACCGCCGTCATCCTCTACCTCATCCAGCGGCAGATCATCGCCCCCCTGGACGCCATCCGCGATTTCGCCCTCAAGATCGTCGAGGGGGACCTGAACGCCACCATCAGGGGGCAATTCACCAGCCGACTCCTCACCCTCAAGGAGTCCATCGAGACCATGGTCGGCACGCTCCGGGAACGGACCGAACAGGCCGACGAACAGGCCCGGGAGGCCGAGGAGAAAGGCAGGAAGGCCAACGAGGCGCTGGAGAGGGCCAACCGGAACGAGGAAAACGTGGGCAACCTCCTCCAGAGCATGCAGCAGGCCTCGGGCAAGGCGGAACAGATATCCCGCGACGTGCTCGAATCGGTCAACGCCCTGTCCGCCGAAGTGGACCAGGTGGCCCGGGGGGTCAAGGTGCAGAGCGAACGCATTGCGGAGACCGCCACCGCCATGGAGGAAATGAACGCCTCCGTGGCCGAGGTGGCCCGCAACGCCTCACACGCGGCGACCAATGCCGAAGACTCCAGGGACAAGGCCACCACCGGCGCCAGCGGCGTCCGCAATGCCATCGAGTCCATCAACAGGATCGGCACGCGCATCAACGACCTCAAGGAGACCATGACCCAACTGGGCGACCAGGCGTCGTCCATCGGCCAGGTCCTCAACGTGATCACCGACATCGCGGACCAGACCAACCTGCTGGCGCTGAACGCCGCCATTGAGGCGGCCAGGGCAGGCGAGGCCGGACGCGGGTTCGCGGTGGTGGCGGACGAGGTCCGCAAGCTGGCCGAAAAGACCATGGACGCCACCAAGGAAGTGGCGGGCGCCATCGGCTCCATCCAGGAGGCGGCGGAGGAAAACGTCAAGGCGGTCGTGGCCGCCGCCGAGGACATCAACCAGTCCACCGAGGCCGCCGACGAGGCCGGACGGTTCATGGAGGAGATCGTTTCCATCGTGGACGAGACCTCCGCCCAGGTGGCCTCCATCGCCACGGCTGCCGAGCAGCAGTCGTCCACGTCCGAGGAGATCAATCGGGCCGTGACCGAAGTCAACCGGATCGCCTCGGAATCCACCGAGGGCATGGCCCGCTCCGCCGACAACCTGGGTTCCATCACCGCCCTGATCAGCGACCTCAACGAGACCGTCCAGTCCATGACAACCGCCCGGGACGCCGACAGCCTCAACGTCAGCGACGACCTCGTCTCCTGGTCCGACAAGCTCGCCCTGGGCATCGGTTCCATCGACGCCCAGCACAAGCAGCTGGTCAAGCTGATCAACGGCCTCAACCAGGCCATGCGCAACAAGGAATCGGCCTCTGTCATGCGGGACATCGTGACCGGGCTCAAGGAATACGTGGTCACCCATTTCGCTTTTGAGGAGAAACTGTTCGACCAACACGGCTACCCCGGGACGGCGGAGCACAAGTCCGCCCACAGCCAGTTCGTGGAAAAGGTCGGCGATTTCGAGCTGGCCCTGACCGAGGGCAGGGCCACCGTGTCCATCGAGGTCATGCAGTTCCTGCGCGACTGGCTCGTCCAGCACATCATGGGCACGGACCGGGAGTACGTCCCGTTCATGTCCGAACACGGCGTGCGCTAGGCGGCCCGTTTCAACGACGACAAAGGGGGGCGCGGAACAATCCGCACCCCCCTTCGTTTTCCCTCGCCCCGGCATCGGGGTCGACCCTCAAGCGGTTTCTACCACCCCTTGTGGGAGAGGATGTCGCTGACCTTGCTGGCCGTCTTCTTTTCCACGATGACCATCTTCTTGGCCTGGGCCTTCTTGATCTTCTCGGTCAGGGACTCGATGTCGGCGGGCTTCTCCATGAAGTCCATGGCGCCCAGCTTCATGGCCTGGATGCCTGCCTCCACGGTGGCGTGGCCGGTCAGCAGGATGACCTGCATGTCCGGGTGCCGGACCTTGATCGCCTTGAGCATCTCGATGCCGTTCATGTCGGGCATCTGAAGGTCGAGGACGATGGCGTCGTATTCGTTGTTGTCCAGCGCGGCCACGGCCGAATCGGCGGTGGCGGCAGTCTTCACGTCCATGCCGCGGATTTCCATCCGTTCGGACAGGGCGTTCAGGAATTCCTCTTCATCATCAATAAGCAGTACTTTCTCGGACATGGTATTTCTCCTGATAGGTGAATGTCGTTTTACTCGGGCCTGGCGGTCGGCTGGATGCGCAGCACGCTTGCCCTGTTGTCCTCGTCCACGCCCACGTCGGCCCCCATGGACCGGGCGAACTGGGCGAAGGCCTCATCATTCGCAAGTGGCGCATCCTTTCCGGGAGAGGAAAGGGAGAACGATGCGCCGCCGTTTTCGGGTTTCACGCCCACGGCCAGAGTATCTCCCGCCGACAGGGCATCAAGGGCCGCCGCGATGGAGGAGTGCAGCAGCAACATCAGATCAAAGGAATCGGCCGCAAGGGACACCGGCTCACAGTCGCCGGCGGTCAGCCTGATCTGTTTCATGTCGGCAAGGCGATTGGCCAGGGCCACGGTCAGGCCGAGCAGTTCCGCGAGGTTCACCTCGCGGACGTCCTCGTCCGTGGAGTGGGCAAAGGCGTTCATGTTCTTGACAATGGTGTCGCCGCGTCGAATCTGGCCCTGAATGGCGTTGGCGGCGGACTTGAGCCTCTCCGGTTTGAGGGGCATGCCGCGCTCGGCCATGAGCGTGAAATCCTCGATCAACCCCGCCGCCTCGTTGATGACGGCGAAGACGTTCTTGATTTCGTGGGACACCGAAGCGCTGACGCGCCCGAAAAATTTCAACCCTTCGCGGGCAGGAACGGTAGCCTGGCTCATGACAACTCCTCCCCGACGACTTCCCGGATCATGTCCACGAGGTCCTCGAGCTGGATGGGTTTGATGAGATAACTGCACCCGGCGGCGCACCCGGCCTTGAAGTCCGACTCGGAGCCGTGCCCGGAAAGAAAGATGAAGCGCATGCCGGGGTGGTGAAACGCCAGCTTCTCCCGCAGTTCCAGGCCGCCCATCCTGGGCATCTTCATGTCGAGGACCGCAACCGCGTATTCCGTCTCGGCGGCCATTCTGATGGCGTCCTCGCCGTTGTCGGTCCAGTCGGCGTCCAGGCCGCGGTAACCGAGCCGCTCGGCCATGGCGGAGACCAGTTCCACTTCGTCGTCAACCAGCAGTACTCTCATGTCGTCTATGCCTTCCTGGCCCCTTTGAGGGGCATGGTTATCGTGAAAACCGTTCCCTTCCCGACCTCGCTCTCGACGGCCATGGTGCCGCCCAGCTCCTGGACCAGACCATAGGTGATGGACAGGCCGAGCCCGGTGCCGCCGGTCTTCTTCTTGGTCGAGAAGAAGGGATCGAAAATGCGCTTGATGTCCGCTTCCGGGATGCCGCAGCCGTCATCCTGCACCGAGAAGATCAATCGGTCCTCGGTGATGGCCCGGGCGGCGATGTACAGGCTGCCGCCGTCGTTCATGGCCTGGAAGGCGTTGTTGATCAGGTTGAGGAAAATCTGCTGCAGCTTGCCCCGGTCGGACACGAATTCCGGCAGGTCGTCCGGGATGTCCATGGTGATGGAGATGGACCGGTACTCGGCCTCCTTGCGCAGGAAGTCCACGACCTCGTCGGCCAGGTCCTTGAACACGATGGAGGCCATCTCCACGTCGATGTGGCGGGCGAAGCTCAAAAGCCGCTTGGTGATCCGGCCGCAACGCGAAACCGAGTCGAGGATGGAATTGATATTGGCCAGAAGCCGCTCGTCGTGGGCGTACTCCTTGCGGTAGATGAACAGGTCGCTGATCAACCCGGCCTTCTCGTTGATGATGGCCAGCGGGTTGTTGATCTCGTGGGCCACGCCCGCCGCCAGCCTGCCGATGGAGGCCATGCGGTTGGTGTGTTCCATGCGATGCAGGGTGCGCGCCCTGGTCTGGTCCGCGATGTAGATCTTGTTGACCATGTAGGTGGCCACCCAGGTGATGACGATCAGGATGGCCGCAACGCACAGGGAGAGCATCCACAACAGTTCCATGCGGATGGCCTTGAGCGGCTCCAGCATCGCCGCCGTTTCCTTGACCACCATGACGATGAACGGGGTGCCCAGCACATAGGCATACCCCACGGTGAATTCCGTACCGTCCGTAGTCCGGACCTGCCGGACGCTCGTCTTCTCGGAGAACTCGGGGATGTCCACCAGGTCCACTTTCTTGAGCAGCTCGCCGTGGGTCTTGGACGGCGTCTGGATGACGCCTTCCTTGTTCACGAGGAATGCGTCGCCGCCGCCCGACAGATCCAGGGAAGTCAGCATGGCGTTGAACTGGCCGGTGTCCAGGGTCGCCCTGAGGATGTAGACCTTGTCGGTCTTGGCGTCATACACCTTGCGGGCCACCACCAGATGCGGCGTGTCCCGGAAGCCCAGGAAGACGTTGCTGATGGAGGTGCCCTGGGACATGGTGTTCTCGAACCAGTCCTGGGTGGAGTAATCCACGCCGAGCAGATCGTGGGGGCCTATGTAGGCCACCTGCCTGCCCCGGCTGTCGATGATGCCGATGTCCACGAACCCGCCGAAGCTGGACTTGAGCGACTCCAGGACCTTGGCGAGGTTGTCGCAGTCCCGCAGCTTGTCGATGCCCTGGTGCTCGGCCAGGAAGTCCAGGGCCTTGGTCCGCTCCTCGAGGAAATAGGCCACGGTCCGCCGGGCGTTGGAAGTGGTCCTGGCCGTGCGCAGGAGGGTCTCGGACTCCAGGGAGTGCCGGGTGACATTGTAGTCGATGAAGGCCAGCACGCACAGCGGGACCAGGGCCACCAGCGCAAGTACTGCGACGGCCTTGCGCCAGATTCGCCTGTAGTCGAACAGGTTCTTGGCGGGTCCGGTTCCGGAATCGGTTTCCAGAAACTGCGGTTTGATCTTATCGAATATCGACATAATGCCACCCGGCTCCATAACAGGCTACTTGCCGGCCCTGATCTTTTCGTTGGCGGCCTTGAGGGTCTGACTCAGGAGTTCGATGTCCACCGGCTTGTGCAGGTAGGCGAAGGCGCCCAGTTCCATGCACACCTCGCGGTCCTTTTCCGAGCCGTGGCCGGTCAGGATCACGACCTCGATGTTCGGATGCTCCGCCTTGACCCGGCGCAGCACCTCGATGCCGTCGATGCCGGGCATCTTGAGGTCCAGAACCATGACTTCGGGTTCGTCCTCGCGCACCAGGTTCAGGGCGGACTCGCCATCGTAGACCACGGCGGAACCCATGTCACGCATCATGAGGCGCTCGGACAGGGTCTCGGCGAACTCGCGCTCGTCATCCACCAGCAGGACCTTGGACGGGACCTCGAAATCCACCTTCCGGTAGATGTCGGTCTGGTGATACCCCTTGCCCACTCCGGTCTCGACCTTCTGGACGCCTTCCAGACCGGACACGATCTCGGTCAGCTCGCGCTCCAGCCTTTCCAGCAGGAGGACGTGCTTGTTGATGGTCAGGGTGACGGTACCGGACTTGGCGGAAACCAGGATGCTGTGCCCTTCGGCGGCCAGCACGGTCTCGACCTTGGCGGCCAGGGCGAAGTCGGCGACCCTGGCGCGGGATGCGTCGGTCACCTTGACGGCGGGGTTGGACAGCTGCTCGACGATGAGGTCGGCGGCCTTGTCCACGCCGGTTTTGCCCACGGGCACGATCAGGTCGTAGAGCTCGCGGGCCCAGGGGTCCTTGGAGCCCTTGAGGTATTCGGTCCAGGCCGCGCGGTCCTCGTCGTCCTTGTGCAGGAGCTTGAGGGCATGCTTTTCGGCGTATCCCTCGGCAGCTTCGGCAGCGGCCAGCCGCTCCTTCATGCCGGAGATGAGGCAGACCTTGAGGATGTGATCGATCTCCGAGGCCGGCAGCTGGGAGGCGAAGCCGGAGAACAGGAGGTCGTCCTGGTCCATGAGCTTGTTGGCCATGGCCAGACGGAGCCAGGCGATGGCCCGCTCCTTTTCATGGCTGAATGAATTGAACACGGATGTCTTGGCCTGAAAGGCCCGGGCGATCTTTTCCTCGGCCATGCCGGAGAGCCTGGCCGCGTCGGCAACGATCTCCTGGTCCGTGACTAGGCGATAGCCGGTGGAATCGAGAACGCGCTTGACGACGACGCCTGCCTCGGAGAACAGGCCATTGAATACGGTAATTACGGACATAATGACTCCTTGCTCTTAGGCGATGCGGCAGACCGTGGTCAACGGGCAGCTTTCCTCGTCGCCGTCGGCGTGGGCACTCTCGTGCGTCGCGCAAATGGCGTTTTCCATAGTCGGGTAGACGTGGTCCTTGCCGATCTTCTCGAGCAGGTGAGTCCGCTCGAGCACGGCCATGACCGCTTCGTTGACGCCGCACAGGGAGATGTCGATCCCGCTGGAGCGGACCCTGTCGACGATCAGGGACAGGGCTTCCTCGCCGGAAGCGTCCATGTCGTTGATGCCGTTGGCCACGATGATGATGTGTTTGAGCTTGTCGTTCTCCATCAT belongs to Pseudodesulfovibrio portus and includes:
- a CDS encoding sensor histidine kinase, producing the protein MSQATVPAREGLKFFGRVSASVSHEIKNVFAVINEAAGLIEDFTLMAERGMPLKPERLKSAANAIQGQIRRGDTIVKNMNAFAHSTDEDVREVNLAELLGLTVALANRLADMKQIRLTAGDCEPVSLAADSFDLMLLLHSSIAAALDALSAGDTLAVGVKPENGGASFSLSSPGKDAPLANDEAFAQFARSMGADVGVDEDNRASVLRIQPTARPE
- a CDS encoding response regulator gives rise to the protein MSVITVFNGLFSEAGVVVKRVLDSTGYRLVTDQEIVADAARLSGMAEEKIARAFQAKTSVFNSFSHEKERAIAWLRLAMANKLMDQDDLLFSGFASQLPASEIDHILKVCLISGMKERLAAAEAAEGYAEKHALKLLHKDDEDRAAWTEYLKGSKDPWARELYDLIVPVGKTGVDKAADLIVEQLSNPAVKVTDASRARVADFALAAKVETVLAAEGHSILVSAKSGTVTLTINKHVLLLERLERELTEIVSGLEGVQKVETGVGKGYHQTDIYRKVDFEVPSKVLLVDDEREFAETLSERLMMRDMGSAVVYDGESALNLVREDEPEVMVLDLKMPGIDGIEVLRRVKAEHPNIEVVILTGHGSEKDREVCMELGAFAYLHKPVDIELLSQTLKAANEKIRAGK
- a CDS encoding bacteriohemerythrin, coding for MSIRKKLFAAILVLFTISAAMFTATWIITSMQEADGLVINLAGRQRMLSQKMTKEALTAAHEAESVPALADKNRSSARNTMRVFEATLLALKNSGPAPLSLDPAGPTAQLPQAEAAIAAQLDKVLSIWKPFAKDMDLVLADDHAGAWNRVLDNNIRLLKEMDKAVGMFQQSAEAKVQYLLITQATCILLGLLLTAVILYLIQRQIIAPLDAIRDFALKIVEGDLNATIRGQFTSRLLTLKESIETMVGTLRERTEQADEQAREAEEKGRKANEALERANRNEENVGNLLQSMQQASGKAEQISRDVLESVNALSAEVDQVARGVKVQSERIAETATAMEEMNASVAEVARNASHAATNAEDSRDKATTGASGVRNAIESINRIGTRINDLKETMTQLGDQASSIGQVLNVITDIADQTNLLALNAAIEAARAGEAGRGFAVVADEVRKLAEKTMDATKEVAGAIGSIQEAAEENVKAVVAAAEDINQSTEAADEAGRFMEEIVSIVDETSAQVASIATAAEQQSSTSEEINRAVTEVNRIASESTEGMARSADNLGSITALISDLNETVQSMTTARDADSLNVSDDLVSWSDKLALGIGSIDAQHKQLVKLINGLNQAMRNKESASVMRDIVTGLKEYVVTHFAFEEKLFDQHGYPGTAEHKSAHSQFVEKVGDFELALTEGRATVSIEVMQFLRDWLVQHIMGTDREYVPFMSEHGVR
- a CDS encoding response regulator — protein: MRVLLVDDEVELVSAMAERLGYRGLDADWTDNGEDAIRMAAETEYAVAVLDMKMPRMGGLELREKLAFHHPGMRFIFLSGHGSESDFKAGCAAGCSYLIKPIQLEDLVDMIREVVGEELS
- a CDS encoding sensor histidine kinase; the encoded protein is MSIFDKIKPQFLETDSGTGPAKNLFDYRRIWRKAVAVLALVALVPLCVLAFIDYNVTRHSLESETLLRTARTTSNARRTVAYFLEERTKALDFLAEHQGIDKLRDCDNLAKVLESLKSSFGGFVDIGIIDSRGRQVAYIGPHDLLGVDYSTQDWFENTMSQGTSISNVFLGFRDTPHLVVARKVYDAKTDKVYILRATLDTGQFNAMLTSLDLSGGGDAFLVNKEGVIQTPSKTHGELLKKVDLVDIPEFSEKTSVRQVRTTDGTEFTVGYAYVLGTPFIVMVVKETAAMLEPLKAIRMELLWMLSLCVAAILIVITWVATYMVNKIYIADQTRARTLHRMEHTNRMASIGRLAAGVAHEINNPLAIINEKAGLISDLFIYRKEYAHDERLLANINSILDSVSRCGRITKRLLSFARHIDVEMASIVFKDLADEVVDFLRKEAEYRSISITMDIPDDLPEFVSDRGKLQQIFLNLINNAFQAMNDGGSLYIAARAITEDRLIFSVQDDGCGIPEADIKRIFDPFFSTKKKTGGTGLGLSITYGLVQELGGTMAVESEVGKGTVFTITMPLKGARKA
- a CDS encoding response regulator, giving the protein MSEKVLLIDDEEEFLNALSERMEIRGMDVKTAATADSAVAALDNNEYDAIVLDLQMPDMNGIEMLKAIKVRHPDMQVILLTGHATVEAGIQAMKLGAMDFMEKPADIESLTEKIKKAQAKKMVIVEKKTASKVSDILSHKGW